A single region of the Enterobacter cloacae complex sp. R_G8 genome encodes:
- the purT gene encoding formate-dependent phosphoribosylglycinamide formyltransferase yields the protein MTRLGTALRPAATRVMLLGSGELGKEVAIECQRLGVEVVAVDRYADAPAMHVAHRSYVINMLDGAALRELITREKPDFVVPEIEAIATDTLITLEQEGQRVVPCAKAAKLTMNREGIRRLAAEELGLPTSPYRFAGDKAEFLQSVDEIGFPCIIKPVMSSSGKGQSFIRDSGTLDKAWDYAQQGGRAGAGRVIVEGVVKFDFEITLLTVSAVDGVHFCDPIGHRQEDGDYRESWQPQQMSALALARAQEIARKTVLALGGYGLFGVELFVCGDEVIFSEVSPRPHDTGMVTLISQDLSEFALHVRAFLGLPVGGIRHYGPAASAVILPQLTSQNVTFDNVEGAVGAGLQVRLFGKPEIDGTRRLGVALATGDNVDDAVASAKAAAAAIRVNG from the coding sequence ATGACTCGTTTAGGAACCGCGCTGCGACCTGCGGCGACGCGTGTGATGCTGTTGGGATCGGGTGAACTGGGTAAAGAGGTCGCCATTGAGTGCCAGCGTTTAGGCGTGGAAGTCGTTGCGGTAGACCGCTACGCGGATGCACCCGCCATGCACGTCGCCCACCGTTCTTATGTGATTAACATGCTGGATGGCGCTGCCCTGCGCGAGCTGATTACGCGTGAGAAACCGGATTTTGTCGTACCGGAAATTGAAGCCATCGCCACCGACACGCTAATTACCCTTGAGCAGGAGGGCCAGCGTGTCGTGCCCTGCGCGAAGGCCGCAAAGCTGACCATGAACCGCGAAGGCATTCGTCGCCTGGCGGCGGAAGAGCTGGGATTGCCCACCTCACCCTATCGTTTTGCTGGCGATAAAGCCGAGTTCCTGCAATCCGTCGACGAGATCGGTTTCCCATGCATCATTAAACCCGTCATGAGCTCCTCCGGTAAAGGTCAAAGCTTTATCCGTGACAGCGGCACACTGGACAAGGCGTGGGATTATGCCCAACAGGGCGGTCGCGCCGGAGCCGGTCGCGTGATTGTTGAAGGCGTGGTGAAGTTTGATTTCGAAATTACCCTCCTGACCGTCAGCGCCGTTGATGGCGTCCATTTCTGCGATCCGATTGGGCACCGTCAGGAGGATGGCGATTACCGTGAATCCTGGCAGCCGCAGCAGATGAGCGCCCTGGCGCTGGCGCGCGCGCAGGAGATCGCCCGTAAAACGGTGCTGGCGCTGGGCGGTTACGGCCTGTTTGGTGTGGAGCTGTTTGTCTGCGGTGATGAGGTGATTTTCAGCGAAGTCTCTCCTCGCCCGCACGATACCGGGATGGTGACCCTGATTTCGCAGGATCTCTCCGAGTTCGCCCTGCACGTGCGTGCTTTCCTCGGCCTGCCAGTTGGCGGTATCCGACATTACGGCCCGGCCGCCTCGGCGGTGATCCTCCCGCAGCTGACCAGCCAGAACGTCACCTTTGATAACGTTGAAGGCGCGGTTGGGGCAGGTCTGCAGGTTCGCCTGTTCGGGAAACCGGAGATTGACGGTACGCGTCGTCTGGGTGTGGCATTAGCCACCGGCGATAACGTGGATGATGCCGTCGCAAGCGCTAAAGCCGCCGCTGCCGCGATTCGCGTTAACGGATAA
- a CDS encoding tellurite resistance TerB family protein, with amino-acid sequence MSGWLNQLQSLLGQKTSPSGDQGLSKLLVPGAIGGLAGLLVANKSSRKLLAKYGTGALLAGGGAIAGTVLWNKYKDRVRTAHSDEPDYGQHTSPLDLRTERLILALVFAAKSDGHIDEKERSAIEQQLREAGVEEQGRALVSQAIEQPLDPQRLAQSVKNEEEALELYFLSCAAIDIDHFMERSYLNALGDALKIPQDVREGIEKDIREQKQALAG; translated from the coding sequence ATGTCAGGCTGGTTAAATCAATTGCAATCACTGTTAGGGCAGAAAACATCGCCATCCGGCGATCAGGGGCTGAGCAAACTGCTGGTCCCCGGGGCGATCGGCGGGCTGGCGGGCCTGCTGGTGGCGAATAAATCCTCGCGCAAATTGCTGGCAAAATATGGCACCGGCGCGTTACTGGCCGGTGGCGGAGCCATCGCGGGTACTGTTCTGTGGAACAAATACAAGGACAGAGTACGAACCGCACATAGCGATGAACCCGATTATGGTCAACACACGTCACCGTTGGACCTGCGCACTGAACGGCTGATCCTTGCACTGGTTTTTGCGGCGAAAAGTGACGGGCATATCGACGAGAAAGAACGGTCGGCGATTGAGCAGCAGCTGCGGGAGGCCGGTGTGGAAGAGCAGGGCAGAGCGCTGGTGTCTCAGGCCATCGAACAGCCGCTGGATCCGCAGCGCCTTGCGCAAAGCGTAAAGAATGAGGAGGAGGCGCTTGAACTCTATTTCTTAAGCTGTGCCGCCATTGATATTGACCACTTTATGGAGCGCAGCTACCTCAACGCCCTCGGCGACGCGTTGAAGATCCCTCAGGACGTGCGCGAGGGCATTGAGAAGGATATCAGGGAGCAAAAACAGGCGTTAGCGGGTTAA
- the ptrB gene encoding oligopeptidase B, with protein MPPKARRTPYAITTHGDTRIDNYYWLRDDSRSRPEVLDYLHAENDYGRKVMASQQALQDQLLNEMVQRIPQRDVSAPWTKNGYRYRHIYEPGNEYPIYQRQSVLSAEWDEWDILLDANQRAAHSEFYTLGGMSVSPDNAIMALAEDYLSRRQYGLRFRNLETGNWYPEMIANVSPDFVWANDSETVYYVKKHASTLLPYQVWRHTVGTSADDDELVYEEKDETFYVSLHKTSSRHYVIIFLASATTSEVLLLDAELPDAQPLCFLPRRKDHEYSLDHFQHSFYLRSNREGKNFGLYKTKVRDERKWEVLIPARDQVMLEGFTLFTDWLVVEERQRGLTSLRQINRKTREVIGIAFDDPAYVTWIGFNPEPESSRLRYGYSSMTTPDTLFELDMETGQRQVLKQSEVKGFDSDNYRSEHLWVTARDGVEVPVSLVYHKTHFQKGKNPILVYGYGSYGSSMDADFSSSRLSLLDRGFVFAIAHVRGGGELGQHWYEDGKFLKKKNTFNDYLDVCDALIEQGYGDPQLCFGMGGSAGGMLMGAVINQRPDRFKGIVAQVPFVDVVTTMLDESIPLTTGEFEEWGNPQDEIYYRYMKEYSPYDNVEAKAYPHMLVTTGLHDSQVQYWEPAKWVAKLRELKTDNNLLLLCTDMDSGHGGKSGRFKSYEGVALEYAFLIGLAQETLPGRAGN; from the coding sequence ATGCCACCAAAAGCCCGACGTACTCCTTATGCGATCACCACGCATGGCGATACGCGTATAGATAACTATTACTGGCTGCGGGACGATTCGCGTTCCCGGCCAGAGGTGCTCGACTATTTGCACGCGGAAAATGACTATGGCCGCAAGGTCATGGCCAGCCAGCAGGCGCTGCAGGATCAGTTGCTGAATGAAATGGTGCAGCGCATTCCCCAGCGCGATGTCTCCGCACCCTGGACCAAAAACGGCTATCGTTATCGCCATATCTACGAGCCAGGTAATGAATATCCCATCTATCAGCGTCAGTCGGTGTTAAGCGCCGAGTGGGATGAATGGGATATTTTGCTGGATGCCAACCAGCGTGCTGCCCACAGCGAGTTTTATACGCTGGGGGGCATGTCGGTTTCACCCGACAACGCCATTATGGCGCTGGCGGAAGATTACCTCTCCCGTCGTCAATACGGCCTGCGTTTTCGCAATCTGGAAACCGGGAACTGGTACCCGGAGATGATTGCGAACGTTTCGCCGGATTTTGTCTGGGCGAATGATTCCGAAACCGTCTACTACGTGAAGAAACATGCCTCCACGCTGCTGCCTTATCAGGTATGGCGTCATACCGTCGGCACCAGTGCGGATGATGACGAGCTGGTCTACGAAGAGAAAGATGAAACGTTCTATGTCAGTCTGCATAAAACGTCGTCACGCCACTATGTGATCATCTTCCTCGCCAGCGCGACCACTTCTGAAGTTCTGCTCCTGGATGCCGAACTGCCTGATGCACAGCCGCTCTGTTTTCTGCCCCGTCGCAAAGATCATGAGTACAGCCTGGATCACTTCCAGCACAGCTTTTACCTGCGCTCTAACCGTGAGGGCAAAAACTTTGGCCTTTATAAAACCAAAGTGCGTGATGAACGGAAGTGGGAAGTGCTCATTCCTGCACGGGATCAGGTAATGCTCGAAGGGTTTACTCTCTTCACCGACTGGCTGGTGGTAGAAGAGCGCCAGCGGGGGCTGACCAGCCTGCGGCAAATTAACCGCAAAACGCGGGAAGTCATCGGGATCGCGTTCGACGATCCGGCCTATGTCACGTGGATTGGGTTTAATCCCGAGCCGGAATCGTCCCGCTTGCGCTATGGCTACTCGTCAATGACCACGCCGGATACGCTGTTTGAGCTGGACATGGAGACCGGACAACGTCAGGTCCTTAAGCAGTCTGAGGTTAAGGGGTTTGATTCTGATAACTACCGAAGCGAACACCTGTGGGTCACTGCCCGGGATGGCGTTGAGGTGCCCGTCTCGCTCGTCTATCACAAGACGCATTTCCAGAAAGGGAAAAACCCGATCCTGGTCTACGGGTATGGATCCTACGGCTCAAGCATGGATGCCGATTTCAGCAGTAGCCGATTGAGCCTGCTCGATCGCGGCTTTGTTTTCGCTATCGCCCATGTGCGCGGCGGCGGTGAACTGGGGCAACACTGGTATGAAGACGGGAAATTCCTGAAAAAGAAAAACACCTTCAATGACTACCTCGACGTCTGCGATGCGCTAATAGAGCAGGGCTATGGCGATCCGCAGCTCTGCTTTGGCATGGGCGGCAGTGCGGGTGGCATGCTGATGGGAGCCGTCATCAATCAGCGTCCCGATCGCTTTAAGGGAATTGTCGCGCAGGTTCCGTTTGTCGACGTGGTCACCACGATGCTGGACGAGTCCATTCCGCTGACCACCGGTGAGTTTGAAGAGTGGGGGAATCCACAGGACGAGATCTATTACCGCTACATGAAAGAGTACAGTCCGTACGATAATGTGGAAGCTAAAGCCTATCCGCACATGCTGGTGACTACCGGCCTGCACGATTCGCAGGTGCAATACTGGGAGCCCGCGAAATGGGTGGCAAAACTGCGTGAGCTGAAAACCGATAACAACCTGTTGCTTCTCTGTACTGACATGGACTCCGGACACGGCGGGAAATCGGGGCGATTTAAATCGTATGAAGGGGTCGCGCTGGAGTATGCCTTTTTGATTGGCCTGGCGCAGGAAACGCTACCAGGCCGTGCCGGGAATTAA
- the exoX gene encoding exodeoxyribonuclease X, which produces MLRVIDTETCDLQGGIVEVASVDVIDGKIVNPMSHLVRPDRPISPQAMAIHRITESMVADKPWIEEVIPHYYGSPWYVAHNASFDRRVLPEMPGEWICTMKLARRLWPGIKYSNMALYKSRKLSVRTPEGLHHHRALYDCYITAALLIDIMNTSGWTPDDMATITGRPALLTTFTFGKYRGKAVSDIADKDPGYLRWLYNNLDKMSPELRLTLKHYLGEA; this is translated from the coding sequence ATGCTGCGCGTCATCGATACCGAAACTTGCGATCTTCAGGGCGGAATAGTGGAGGTGGCGTCTGTTGACGTCATTGACGGAAAAATCGTCAACCCAATGAGCCATCTGGTGCGTCCCGACCGCCCGATTAGCCCGCAGGCGATGGCCATTCATCGCATTACCGAATCGATGGTGGCGGATAAACCCTGGATTGAAGAGGTCATTCCGCACTATTACGGTAGCCCGTGGTATGTCGCGCACAACGCCAGCTTTGACCGCCGGGTACTGCCCGAGATGCCCGGCGAATGGATTTGCACCATGAAGCTGGCGCGTCGTCTGTGGCCGGGGATCAAATACAGCAATATGGCGCTGTATAAGTCCCGTAAGCTCAGTGTCAGAACGCCCGAGGGGCTGCACCATCACCGCGCCCTGTACGACTGCTATATCACCGCGGCGCTACTCATAGATATTATGAATACCTCTGGCTGGACGCCGGATGATATGGCGACCATTACTGGGCGACCGGCGCTGCTGACCACCTTCACCTTTGGCAAATACCGCGGCAAAGCGGTGTCCGATATCGCCGATAAAGATCCGGGCTATCTGCGCTGGCTGTACAACAACCTCGACAAAATGAGCCCGGAGCTGCGCTTAACGCTCAAGCACTATCTGGGTGAAGCTTAA
- a CDS encoding carbon-nitrogen hydrolase family protein — MSQWNIAAAQYAGQHHSVDDHVAHHLRFVAEAVQQQCDLLVFPELSLTGPGTTDLPPPPNDGQLAPLLTAASLYRITIIAGLPLDLNGQRVKGLALFSPSRHGILRYPQGSGASLVPGDKQLTIIDTHADSPNLDPQATLFTSCQSVGDNRWRQSISTLQRFAHKYAIAVLMANARGGSALWDEKGQLIVRADKGELLLTGSLGRQGWQGDIIPLG; from the coding sequence ATGTCACAATGGAATATTGCCGCCGCCCAGTATGCCGGGCAGCATCACAGTGTAGATGACCACGTAGCACACCATCTCCGTTTCGTTGCAGAAGCGGTACAACAGCAGTGCGACCTCCTGGTCTTTCCTGAACTCTCGTTAACAGGACCGGGAACGACGGACTTACCTCCCCCACCCAATGACGGACAGCTTGCCCCCTTGCTGACCGCCGCATCGCTTTACCGGATTACCATCATTGCCGGTCTGCCCCTGGATCTGAATGGTCAGCGCGTAAAAGGCCTCGCCCTGTTTTCACCGTCCCGGCATGGCATCCTGCGCTACCCTCAGGGGAGCGGTGCCAGCCTGGTTCCGGGTGATAAACAGCTGACGATTATTGATACACATGCCGATTCCCCCAATCTGGATCCGCAGGCGACGCTGTTTACCAGCTGTCAGTCGGTGGGGGATAACCGCTGGCGTCAGTCCATCAGCACGTTACAGCGCTTCGCACATAAGTATGCCATTGCGGTGTTAATGGCGAACGCCCGTGGGGGTAGCGCGTTGTGGGATGAAAAAGGCCAGCTGATCGTCCGTGCGGATAAGGGCGAGCTATTATTGACCGGATCTCTGGGCCGACAGGGTTGGCAAGGCGATATCATTCCTTTAGGCTAA
- a CDS encoding DNA polymerase III subunit theta, whose amino-acid sequence MKINLAALPQDEMDKVNVDLAAAGVAFKERYNMPIVAEVVEREQPAHLRDWFRERLIAHRLASVNLSRLPYEPKVK is encoded by the coding sequence ATGAAGATCAATCTGGCTGCCCTTCCTCAGGACGAGATGGATAAAGTGAATGTCGATCTCGCTGCCGCAGGTGTCGCGTTTAAAGAGCGTTACAACATGCCAATCGTGGCAGAAGTGGTGGAACGCGAACAACCCGCCCATCTGCGCGACTGGTTTCGCGAACGCTTGATTGCCCACCGACTCGCGTCGGTTAATCTCTCTCGTTTACCGTACGAACCAAAAGTGAAATAA
- the yobA gene encoding CopC domain-containing protein YobA translates to MGLSASRAVCALAFLFSSVTASPALAHAHLQQQIPAADSQVVAPQTLTLTFSEGIEPAFSGVVVKDAQGNVVKTGHIQRDVQNKAQLNVPLAQTLVTGTYQVDWHVVSVDGHKTKGSYHFSVK, encoded by the coding sequence ATGGGTTTATCCGCTTCCCGCGCGGTATGCGCGCTGGCTTTTCTCTTCTCTTCCGTCACCGCGAGCCCGGCGCTGGCGCACGCGCACCTTCAACAGCAAATCCCGGCAGCCGATAGTCAGGTGGTAGCCCCTCAGACGCTTACCCTGACATTTTCCGAAGGCATTGAACCGGCATTCAGCGGTGTGGTGGTGAAGGATGCTCAAGGAAACGTGGTTAAAACCGGCCATATTCAGCGTGACGTGCAGAATAAGGCCCAGCTCAATGTTCCGCTGGCGCAGACGCTGGTGACCGGCACGTACCAGGTTGACTGGCATGTGGTCTCGGTTGATGGTCACAAAACCAAAGGCAGCTATCACTTCAGCGTGAAATAA
- the copD gene encoding copper homeostasis membrane protein CopD — MLAFIYVGLRFIHFGALMLIFGNALYSVWFAPSSLHRLMTRRFQAQQQIASLVSLLSAFLMFMIQAGLMGNGWGDVFNPDVWQSVLATQFGGVWLWQIILAVITACAAWLAPQKGSRLLLLAMGQFVLLAGVGHAAMNDGAVGAMQRINHALHLLCAATWVGGLLPLLFCMHLAKGRWQTAAIYTMMRFSRVGHYAVAGVVLTGAINGLFILGITVPWQTGYVQLLLFKCALVALMVVIALANRYFLVPRFSAHIGREQQIFIRMTQAEVVLGALVLATVSLFATWEPF, encoded by the coding sequence ATGCTGGCCTTCATCTACGTGGGGTTGCGCTTTATCCATTTCGGCGCGCTGATGCTAATTTTTGGTAATGCGCTCTATAGCGTCTGGTTTGCCCCTTCTTCCCTGCACCGTCTGATGACCCGGCGTTTTCAGGCGCAGCAGCAGATTGCGTCTCTGGTCAGTCTGTTGTCGGCGTTCCTGATGTTCATGATCCAGGCGGGGCTAATGGGCAACGGCTGGGGGGATGTGTTTAATCCGGACGTCTGGCAGAGCGTGCTGGCAACGCAGTTTGGTGGCGTCTGGCTGTGGCAAATTATCCTGGCCGTAATCACCGCCTGTGCCGCGTGGCTTGCGCCACAAAAAGGATCGCGATTATTGCTGCTCGCAATGGGGCAATTTGTCCTGCTGGCAGGCGTGGGGCATGCGGCGATGAACGATGGCGCCGTGGGGGCGATGCAGCGCATTAATCACGCACTGCATCTGCTGTGTGCCGCCACCTGGGTTGGCGGTCTCCTGCCACTGCTGTTTTGCATGCATCTGGCGAAAGGACGCTGGCAGACTGCGGCAATCTATACCATGATGCGCTTCTCTCGCGTGGGGCATTATGCCGTAGCGGGGGTAGTGCTTACCGGCGCGATCAATGGGCTCTTTATTCTGGGCATCACGGTGCCCTGGCAGACGGGTTACGTACAACTTTTGTTGTTCAAATGTGCGCTGGTGGCATTGATGGTGGTAATTGCGCTGGCGAATCGGTATTTTCTGGTGCCACGGTTTAGTGCCCACATCGGGCGCGAGCAACAGATTTTTATCAGGATGACACAGGCAGAGGTGGTGCTGGGAGCGTTGGTGCTGGCAACGGTCAGCCTGTTCGCGACCTGGGAACCCTTTTGA
- a CDS encoding YebY family protein: MKKTVLSLLLMACTGSALAAPQVITVSRFEVGKDKWAFNREEVMLTCRPGHALYAINPSTLVQYPLNDVAEQQVASGKSSGQPISVIQIDDPSSPGQKMSLAPFIERADKLC, encoded by the coding sequence ATGAAAAAGACAGTACTCTCTCTCTTATTGATGGCCTGTACGGGGAGCGCTCTGGCGGCACCACAGGTTATCACCGTCAGCCGTTTTGAAGTGGGTAAGGATAAATGGGCGTTCAATCGCGAAGAGGTGATGCTGACCTGTCGTCCGGGTCATGCGCTGTATGCCATCAACCCAAGCACGCTGGTACAGTACCCGTTAAACGACGTGGCCGAGCAGCAGGTTGCCAGCGGTAAGAGCAGCGGGCAGCCCATCAGCGTTATCCAGATTGACGATCCGTCCAGCCCCGGGCAGAAGATGAGCCTTGCTCCGTTTATCGAACGCGCCGACAAGCTCTGCTAG
- a CDS encoding acyltransferase translates to MVNNKNHDIEFLRAIAIAYVFLAHIPSLLSPDSFYFQIFNISRFGSGVDLFFCVSGFIVTRSLLVKGIHSMSGITFIKETKEFYIKRMWRLLPAAFFWIIASLILAVAMEKTHAFLPIEKLLTSALFSVTQTQNFYFLSCRDNGTCGNLGIYWSLSLENQFYLLLPILLFTFNNKKLCLLMAVVFAVQFFIPRTLNNHTPIGWPLRTDAMALGVIIAVLSLKNRIASVDLRLFSNPIISSSFLILMCFFLAIFTKPEPVIFFQTGLTALASGCLVFIASFNKNYFCKNKHFMMITDYIGSRSYSLYLTHVIALSVTRGLFMNGSIDYTNMGTIIRLSFFFALTFALTEFSYHYIENKYRYYWKRHAKAGHY, encoded by the coding sequence GTGGTAAATAATAAGAATCACGACATTGAATTTTTACGTGCGATCGCTATTGCATATGTATTTCTTGCTCACATCCCTTCTTTGCTCTCACCAGATTCATTTTATTTCCAAATATTTAACATTAGTAGATTTGGAAGTGGTGTTGACCTGTTTTTTTGTGTTTCAGGTTTTATTGTAACAAGAAGTCTGTTAGTAAAGGGAATACATTCAATGAGTGGTATTACTTTTATTAAAGAAACAAAGGAATTTTATATTAAGAGGATGTGGCGACTATTGCCAGCTGCGTTTTTTTGGATTATTGCATCGCTCATCCTTGCGGTTGCGATGGAAAAGACCCACGCATTTCTTCCAATTGAAAAACTGCTAACATCGGCTCTATTTTCAGTAACACAAACACAAAATTTTTACTTTTTATCATGCAGAGATAACGGTACATGTGGTAATCTTGGTATTTACTGGAGTCTATCATTAGAAAATCAATTTTATCTCCTCCTTCCTATACTTCTTTTCACCTTTAACAATAAAAAACTGTGTTTATTAATGGCTGTAGTGTTTGCCGTTCAGTTTTTTATACCCAGAACACTAAATAACCATACACCTATTGGCTGGCCATTAAGGACAGATGCTATGGCACTAGGAGTAATTATAGCTGTATTAAGCTTAAAAAATAGAATTGCATCTGTAGATTTACGTTTGTTTTCCAATCCTATAATTTCGTCATCATTCCTAATATTAATGTGTTTTTTTCTCGCTATATTTACCAAGCCTGAGCCGGTAATATTTTTTCAAACTGGCCTTACGGCACTAGCGTCTGGCTGTTTAGTTTTCATAGCCAGCTTTAATAAAAATTATTTTTGCAAAAATAAACATTTTATGATGATAACTGATTATATTGGTTCACGTTCATATTCACTTTATCTAACACATGTCATTGCATTATCTGTCACAAGGGGATTATTTATGAATGGCAGTATTGACTATACTAATATGGGCACCATCATTCGATTGTCTTTTTTCTTTGCTTTGACCTTCGCCTTGACAGAATTTAGTTATCATTATATTGAAAATAAGTACAGATATTATTGGAAAAGGCATGCAAAAGCTGGTCATTATTAA
- a CDS encoding VirK/YbjX family protein: MSNTHLHNDVLFPHRTHIISDLVNGKCVPGPIWKKREYRLKFLLRSLLFWSSTRRMLEALSGRDDFDRLLASQITLPSKTHRQYLMRGLNAGDRADAIVSHYHWIDGLKDSSLAHALTSPLEQPVVQFRAKNEVLYTVSASSAHKAEREGESTLWLRDDKNTLLASLTFSVARSAGQRVLVIGGLQGPRRGVSRDVIKQATRACHGLFPKRVLMEVIFQLVAQSNIRAIYAVSDEGHVFRALRYRLSKGRHFHASYDEFWETLDGKKRSTFCWQLPPEMARKSLDEIASKKRAEYRRRFELLDQIQASMQ, from the coding sequence GTGTCCAATACTCACCTGCATAACGATGTGCTTTTTCCACATCGCACACATATTATTTCCGACCTGGTCAACGGAAAATGCGTTCCGGGCCCTATCTGGAAAAAGCGTGAGTATCGACTGAAGTTCCTGTTACGCTCGCTTTTGTTCTGGTCTTCTACCCGACGCATGCTGGAGGCACTCTCTGGCCGGGATGATTTCGACCGACTGTTGGCCTCGCAAATTACGTTACCCAGTAAAACCCACCGCCAGTATTTAATGCGCGGTCTGAATGCCGGCGACCGTGCTGACGCGATCGTCAGCCACTACCACTGGATCGATGGTCTGAAAGACTCTTCCCTCGCCCATGCGCTGACCAGCCCTCTGGAGCAGCCTGTGGTGCAGTTCAGGGCTAAAAATGAGGTGCTCTATACTGTCAGTGCCTCCTCTGCCCATAAAGCCGAGCGCGAAGGTGAAAGCACGTTGTGGCTGCGCGATGACAAAAATACCTTGCTCGCAAGCCTGACTTTTAGCGTTGCACGCAGCGCGGGGCAACGGGTACTGGTGATCGGTGGGCTTCAGGGGCCACGCCGCGGCGTCAGTCGCGATGTGATAAAACAGGCCACCCGCGCCTGCCACGGCCTGTTCCCAAAACGCGTTCTTATGGAAGTCATTTTCCAGCTGGTCGCGCAGTCCAATATCCGCGCTATTTATGCCGTCAGTGATGAAGGGCATGTTTTCCGCGCGTTGCGTTATCGCCTGAGCAAAGGTCGCCATTTCCACGCCAGCTACGATGAGTTTTGGGAAACGCTGGACGGCAAAAAACGCTCAACTTTCTGCTGGCAGCTGCCGCCAGAGATGGCACGTAAATCCCTGGACGAGATTGCCAGTAAGAAACGGGCCGAATACCGCCGCCGCTTTGAGCTGTTGGATCAGATCCAGGCTTCAATGCAATAA
- the pphA gene encoding protein-serine/threonine phosphatase, which yields MYQRIDGSKWRHVWVVSDIHGCYQWLLDELKRRHFNPYEDLLISVGDLIDRGPDSVKCLQLINEKWFRAVRGNHEQMAVDSLDNNDFALWTLNGGIWFTRLDDLQQQQAMTLFEACRQLPHIIEISCANGLNVIAHADYPAAEYVWQKPVDARRVLWDRDRLMGFMAGRGQGICGADHFWFGHTPVDKRYDFHNLHYIDTGAVFDGYFTLAQLQ from the coding sequence ATGTATCAGCGAATCGATGGTAGTAAGTGGCGTCACGTCTGGGTTGTGAGCGATATACACGGTTGCTATCAGTGGCTGTTGGACGAACTGAAACGCCGTCACTTTAATCCTTATGAGGATTTGCTTATCTCCGTGGGGGATTTGATTGATCGTGGCCCAGATAGCGTTAAGTGCTTACAGCTCATCAATGAAAAATGGTTTCGTGCAGTACGGGGTAATCATGAACAAATGGCAGTCGACAGCCTGGATAATAATGATTTCGCCCTATGGACGCTCAATGGGGGGATCTGGTTTACGCGTCTTGATGACCTCCAGCAACAGCAGGCAATGACATTATTCGAAGCATGCCGACAGTTGCCGCATATCATTGAGATCTCCTGCGCAAACGGTCTGAATGTGATCGCCCATGCCGATTATCCGGCAGCGGAATATGTCTGGCAAAAACCGGTCGATGCCCGGCGGGTGCTATGGGATCGGGATCGGTTAATGGGATTTATGGCAGGCAGAGGGCAGGGGATTTGCGGTGCGGATCATTTCTGGTTCGGTCATACGCCCGTGGATAAGCGATATGATTTTCACAACCTGCACTACATTGATACCGGCGCGGTGTTTGACGGTTATTTCACGCTGGCGCAGCTGCAGTAA
- a CDS encoding YebV family protein — translation MTKTSVRIGAFEIDDAELRGEAQGERTLSIPCKSDPDLCMQLDAWDADTSVPAILDGEHSVLYREHYDSKTDAWVMRLA, via the coding sequence ATGACGAAAACCAGCGTGCGTATTGGCGCTTTTGAAATCGACGATGCAGAGTTGCGCGGCGAAGCCCAGGGCGAGCGAACGTTAAGTATTCCCTGCAAATCCGATCCGGATTTGTGCATGCAACTGGATGCCTGGGATGCCGACACCAGCGTTCCGGCGATTCTTGATGGAGAACACTCAGTCCTGTACCGCGAGCATTACGATAGCAAAACCGATGCCTGGGTCATGCGTCTTGCCTGA